In one Bactrocera tryoni isolate S06 chromosome 5, CSIRO_BtryS06_freeze2, whole genome shotgun sequence genomic region, the following are encoded:
- the LOC120777119 gene encoding formin-like protein isoform X5 — MNHLISECLKPINKTSIKPCPKRHRNIFVDMVQAKDPPSHYLNKLRTYLDPKASRSHRLFFLYFLCQKRKMVGESTSTQVLRDLEISLRTNHIEWVKEFLDDTNQGLDALVDYLSFRLQMMRHEQRVEEALSDSDERLNMTSSQTVGGGGTGSGSADGLCSTSVGVSSPLSGSINMDGMRHHQHSHVGHSGGSLNGFLRPSLAEVLDSPSIRRRSRHIAKLNMGASTDDIHVCIMCLRAIMNNKYGFNMVIQHREAINCIALSLIHKSLRTKALVLELLAAICLVKGGHEIILSSFDNFKDVCQEKRRFQTLMEYFMNFEAFNIDFMVACMQFMNIVVHSVEDMNYRVHLQYEFTALGLDKYLEKLRMTESEELKVQISAYLDNVFDVAGLMEDSETKTAALERVQELEDQLEREVDRNSEFMYKLAELETEVAVLKAEREDLMTTKLKFDEEVTTLRRILKQNEQELKKRESLLQSKNLELQTLTRSLPRSGSNSETSLQNGGASPDKCMSPPLPPPPPPLPSAMSPASSAPPPPPPPAPPAPPPPPLTHGGSMSNGGTLSPTMSTNGGSIGSRSPPYGSGPNGGPMICAFQPPPPPVAGFMPAPDGAMTIKRKVPTKYKLPTLNWIALKPNQVRGTIFNELDDEKIFKHIDFNEFEERFKIGIGGSLTNGSNTEVDGLHSYPSRRFKKPDNVSLLEHTRLRNIAISRRKLDMPIDEVIAAIHSLDLKKLSLENVELLQKMVPTDVEVKSYKEYIAERKDQNLLTEEDKFMLQLSRVERISSKLSIMNYMGNFFDCLHLISPQIQAITTASNSLKKSVKFKAVLEIVLAFGNYLNSSKRGPAYGFKLQSLDTLIDTKSTDKRSSLLHYIVATIRQKFPDLLNFDTELYCTDKASQVSLENIVTDVHDLEKGMELVKKEAEQRVKGTQTHILRDFLNNSEDKLKKIKMDLKNAQDAFKECVEYFGESSRNADAAAFFALIVRFTRAFKIHDQENEQRRRLEQAAAQAANKKESDQVLMRNKMNQKKQQMSGCGYSLQDAVINELKSKANSVREKKLLQQDEVYNGALEDILLGLKSEPYRRADAVRRSQRRRIDNNRLSRTLEELDV, encoded by the exons ATGAATCATTTAATTAGTGAATGCTTAAAGCCTATAAATAAGACTTCAATCAAACCATGTCCAAAACGacatcgaaatatttttgtg GATATGGTGCAAGCGAAGGATCCGCCCTCtcattatttgaataaattgcGTACATATCTGGACCCAAAGGCATCTCGCAGTCATCGG CTATTTTTCCTCTACTTTCTTTGTCAGAAACGCAAAATGGTCGGTGAATCCACATCGACGCAGGTGCTGCGTGATCTTGAGATCTCGCTGCGCACCAACCACATTGAGTGGGTAAAGGAGTTTCTTGATGACACGAATCAGGGTCTCGACGCACTCGTTGATTACCTAAGTTTTCGACTGCAGATGATGCGACATGAACAGCGTGTCGAAGAAGCACTCTCCGATTCCGATGAGCGTCTAAACATGACGAGTAGTCAGACGGTGGGAGGTGGCGGCACCGGTTCGGGTTCAGCGGATGGTCTTTGCAGCACATCGGTGGGAGTTAGTTCACCACTGAGTGGTAGCATCAACATGGATGGTATGCGACATCACCAACATTCACACGTGGGTCACTCGGGCGGCAGTCTTAATGGTTTTTTGCGTCCCTCGCTGGCCGAGGTGCTTGACAGTCCCAGCATTAGAAGACGCTCCAGGCATATAGCGAAATTGAATATGGGCGCATCTACAGAtgatatacatgtgtgtataatGTGCTTGCGCGCCATAATGAACAACAAATACGGATTTAACATGGTAATACAACATCGTGAGGCCATTAATTGCATTGCGTTGAGTTTGATACACAAGTCGCTGCGTACCAAAGCGCTAGTGCTGGAGCTTTTAGCTGCCATTTGTCTGGTGAAGGGTGGCCACGAGATCATTTTGTCCTCGTTCGACAACTTTAAGGACGTGTGTCAGGAGAAGCGACGCTTTCAAACACTCATGGAATACTTCATGAATTTTGAAGCCTTCAACATTGACTTTATGGTTGCGTGCATGCAGTTCATGAACATTGTGGTTCACTCTGTGGAAGATATGAATTATCGCGTCCATCTGCAATACGAATTCACAGCTCTTGGTCTTGACAAATATCTGGAAAAACTACGTATGACTGAATCAGAAGAGCTAAAGGTGCAAATTTCTGCATATTTGGACAACGTATTCGACGTGGCGGGACTAATGGAGGATTCTGAAACGAAGACTGCAGCGTTAGAACGTGTGCAGGAGCTTGAAGATCAGTTGGAACGAGAAGTAGATCGGAACTCAGAATTCATGTATAAATTGGCTGAGCTCGAGACAGAAGTTGCTGTATTGAAAGCAGAACGAGAGGATTTAATGACGACAAAACTGAAATTTGACGAAGAGGTCACAACGTTGCGTCGCATACTCAAACAAAATGAACAAGAACTGAAGAAACGTGAATCTCTACTTCAAAGCAAAAACCTCGAATTACAAACGTTGACTCGTTCATTACCACGGTCTGGTTCAAATAGTGAAACATCCCTACAAAATGGTGGGGCGTCGCCAGATAAATGCATGTCACCTCCACTGCCACCTCCGCCACCACCACTGCCGTCTGCCATGTCACCTGCCAGTTCGGCGCCTCCACCGCCACCTCCGCCCGCACCACCTGCTCCGCCACCACCGCCCCTAACGCACGGCGGTTCCATGAGTAATGGCGGTACATTATCACCTACAATGTCGACAAACGGCGGCTCGATAGGATCACGTTCACCGCCATATGGCTCTGGTCCAAATGGTGGACCTATGATATGTGCGTTCCAACCGCCACCTCCACCTGTGGCCGGTTTCATGCCCGCTCCAGACGGTGCCATGACAATCAAACGAAAAGTGCCGACCAAATACAAACTGCCCACGCTTAACTGGATAGCTTTAAAGCCAAACCAG GTTCGAGGAACAATTTTCAACGAGTTGGATGACGAAAAGATCTTTAAACACATTGATTTCAACGAGTTCGAGGAGCGCTTCAAAATTGGCATTGGCGGCTCATTGACAAATGGTAGTAACACTGAAGTGGATGGTCTACACTCGTATCCCAGTAGGCGCTTCAAGAAACCAGACAATGTGTCTTTATTGGAACACACGAGATTACGAAACATTG CAATATCTCGACGCAAATTGGATATGCCCATCGATGAGGTAATCGCTGCCATACATAGTTTAGATTTGAAGAAACTGTCTCTTGAAAATGTGGAACTGCTTCAAAAGATGGTGCCCACAGATGTTGAGGTCAAATCTTACAAAGAATATATAGCCGAACGTAAAGATCAAAACCTACTCACCGAAGAAGACAAATTCATGTTGCAGTTATCGCGGGTTGAACGCATATCATCAAAGCTTTCAATAATGAATTACATGGGGAACTTCTTTGATTGCCTTCATCTAATCAGTCCA CAAATACAAGCTATAACAACAGCTTCGAACTCGCTTAAGAAATCGGTGAAATTCAAAGCTGTGCTGGAAATAGTTCTCGCATTTGGCAATTATCTCAACAGCAGTAAACGAGGTCCGGCTTATGGATTTAAATTGCAGTCGCTTGATACCCTAATCGATACAAAGTCAACCGACAAACGCTCATCGCTATTGCACTATATTGTGGCTACCATCAGGCAAAAGTTTCCAGATCTGCTTAATTTCGACACAGAGTTGTATTGCACTGATAAAGCGTCTCAAGTGTCGCTAGAAAATATAGTGACAGACGTGCATGACCTAGAAAAGGGCATGGAACTGGTAAAGAAGGAAGCAGAACAGCGTGTAAAAGGTACACAAACGCATATTTTACGCGATTTTCTCAATAATTCTGAGGATAAATTAAAGAAGATTAAAATGGATTTAAAGAATGCTCAAGATGCATTCAAAGAATGTGTTGAGTATTTCGGTGAATCGTCTCGTAACGCTGATGCAGCTGCTTTCTTTGCGCTAATTGTGCGTTTCACTCGAGCTTTCAAA ATTCACGATCAAGAAAACGAGCAACGCCGCCGCTTGGAGCAAGCGGCAGCCCAGGCCGCCAACAAAAAGGAAAGCGACCAAGTGTTAATGCGCAACAAAATGAACCAGAAGAAACAACAG ATGTCCGGTTGTGGCTACTCCTTACAGGACGCTGTCATTAACGAGCTGAAGAGCAAAGCGAATTCGGTTCGGGAGAAAAAATTACTGCAGCAGGATGAGGTTTATAACGGTGCTCTAGAGGACATACTGCTCGGGCTGAAGAGCGAACCCTACCGGCGGGCCGATGCAGTGCGACGCAGTCAACGCAGGCGCATCGATAACAATCGTTTATCACGTACACTCGAAGAATTAGATGTCTAA